A window of Indicator indicator isolate 239-I01 chromosome 25, UM_Iind_1.1, whole genome shotgun sequence contains these coding sequences:
- the PRKG2 gene encoding cGMP-dependent protein kinase 2 isoform X3: MSSWPLTKEVSLELIELKEKVKVKNENVAFAMKCIKKQHVVDTKQQEHIYSEKKILEQICSPFIVKLYRTFKDSKYVYMLLEACLGGELWSLLRDRGSFDEITTKFCVGCVTEAFDYLHHIGIIYRDLKPENLILDAEGYIKLVDFGFAKKIGSGQKTWTFCGTPEYVAPEVILSKGHDFSVDFWSLGILVYELLTGSPPFSGADQMVTYNLILKGIEKLDFPKAITRRPEDLIRRLCRQNPTERLGNLRNGINDIKKHRWLCGFNWDGLKARKLTSPLKRELSGPTDYSYFDSYPPEEGIPPDELSGWDKDF; the protein is encoded by the exons TTGACCAAAGAAGTGTCTTTGGAGCTGATAGAGCTGAAGGAAAAA GTTAAAGTGAAAAATGAGAATGTGGCTTTTGCTATGAAGTGTATAAAGAAGCAGCACGTTGTGGACACCAAACAACAGGAACATATCTACTCTGAGAAGAAAATCCTCGAGCAGATATGTTCTCCATTCATTGTCAA GCTGTACCGAACCTTTAAAGACAGCAAGTACGTGTACATGCTCCTGGAGGCCTGCCTTGGAGGTGAACTCTGGAGCTTGCTGAGAGACAG AGGCAGCTTTGATGAAATCACTACCAAGTTCTGTGTTGGGTGTGTGACAGAAGCTTTTGACTACCTACATCACATAGGAATTATCTACAGAGACTTAAAGCCAGAAAATTTAATTTTGGATGCTGAAGGATACATCAAACTG GTTGATTTTGGATTTGCAAAGAAGATTGGATCAGGGCAGAAAACCTGGACATTTTGTGGAACCCCTGAGTACGTTGCCCCTGAAGTCATTCTGAGTAAAGGCCATGACTTCAGTGTGGATTTTTGGTCCCTGGGGATTCTTGTGTATGAACTCCTTACTGGCAG TCCACCATTCTCTGGGGCTGATCAAATGGTGACATACAACTTGATTCTCAAAGGCATTGAGAAGTTGGACTTCCCTAAAGCAATAACCAGGCGGCCCGAGGATCTGATCCGCAGGCTCTGCAG gcaaaacCCTACAGAAAGATTAGGCAATTTGAGGAATGGAATTAATGACATCAAGAAACACAG GTGGTTGTGTGGTTTTAACTGGGATGGGCTGAAAGCGAGGAAATTAACATCGCCTTTGAAAAGAGAG CTGTCTGGACCAACTGATTACAGCTACTTTGACAGCTATCCACCTGAAGAGGGAATTCCTCCAGATGAACTTTCAGGCTGGGACAAGGATTTCTGA
- the PRKG2 gene encoding cGMP-dependent protein kinase 2 isoform X2, which translates to MSSWPLTKEVSLELIELKEKVAHFPPSPFQNLEVVTTLGVGGFGRVELVKVKNENVAFAMKCIKKQHVVDTKQQEHIYSEKKILEQICSPFIVKLYRTFKDSKYVYMLLEACLGGELWSLLRDRGSFDEITTKFCVGCVTEAFDYLHHIGIIYRDLKPENLILDAEGYIKLVDFGFAKKIGSGQKTWTFCGTPEYVAPEVILSKGHDFSVDFWSLGILVYELLTGSPPFSGADQMVTYNLILKGIEKLDFPKAITRRPEDLIRRLCRQNPTERLGNLRNGINDIKKHRWLCGFNWDGLKARKLTSPLKRELSGPTDYSYFDSYPPEEGIPPDELSGWDKDF; encoded by the exons TTGACCAAAGAAGTGTCTTTGGAGCTGATAGAGCTGAAGGAAAAAGTAGCtcacttccctccctccccattcCAGAACTTAGAAGTTGTCACAACTCTGGGTGTTGGTGGGTTCGGAAGGGTTGAGCTC GTTAAAGTGAAAAATGAGAATGTGGCTTTTGCTATGAAGTGTATAAAGAAGCAGCACGTTGTGGACACCAAACAACAGGAACATATCTACTCTGAGAAGAAAATCCTCGAGCAGATATGTTCTCCATTCATTGTCAA GCTGTACCGAACCTTTAAAGACAGCAAGTACGTGTACATGCTCCTGGAGGCCTGCCTTGGAGGTGAACTCTGGAGCTTGCTGAGAGACAG AGGCAGCTTTGATGAAATCACTACCAAGTTCTGTGTTGGGTGTGTGACAGAAGCTTTTGACTACCTACATCACATAGGAATTATCTACAGAGACTTAAAGCCAGAAAATTTAATTTTGGATGCTGAAGGATACATCAAACTG GTTGATTTTGGATTTGCAAAGAAGATTGGATCAGGGCAGAAAACCTGGACATTTTGTGGAACCCCTGAGTACGTTGCCCCTGAAGTCATTCTGAGTAAAGGCCATGACTTCAGTGTGGATTTTTGGTCCCTGGGGATTCTTGTGTATGAACTCCTTACTGGCAG TCCACCATTCTCTGGGGCTGATCAAATGGTGACATACAACTTGATTCTCAAAGGCATTGAGAAGTTGGACTTCCCTAAAGCAATAACCAGGCGGCCCGAGGATCTGATCCGCAGGCTCTGCAG gcaaaacCCTACAGAAAGATTAGGCAATTTGAGGAATGGAATTAATGACATCAAGAAACACAG GTGGTTGTGTGGTTTTAACTGGGATGGGCTGAAAGCGAGGAAATTAACATCGCCTTTGAAAAGAGAG CTGTCTGGACCAACTGATTACAGCTACTTTGACAGCTATCCACCTGAAGAGGGAATTCCTCCAGATGAACTTTCAGGCTGGGACAAGGATTTCTGA